The genomic interval cagcagttaagagcactgactgctctcctagagggcccaggttcaattctcagcacccatgctgtctgtaactccagttccagagcttCTGACGCCCTGCCTGACACAGACATCCAGGCAGGCAAAaaaccaatgtacataaaataaaataaattatgtttaaaaagagagagaagagaaattcatAACAGCAACAATCAGACTGGAGAAACCccctcaggggttaagagcagtagatgttcttccagaagacccaggtttgattcacaccacacacacaactgtctgtatcttCAGTCTCAGGAGATCTGaaaccctcttttggcctctgtgtgtACCAAGGAATTCATATATTcacagaaatatatgcaggcaaaataaccatactcataaaagtaaaaaaaaaaaaatcttaaaaaaaactaacaacaattcaagggaaaaaaatgggTAAAGCAAAGGAATCCAATAAAAGCTTTACATATGGCTAGAAATACAAAAGGAAAGGTGCCCAGGTGCAGTCACAAAGAGCACAAACCACAACTCTCAAGTGTCACTCACGAATCTTGTCACACAGCCAAGGTAACACTCTGCGACAACGTGCAAGTTAGAAAGCAGGAGTTGCCAGGTTCTTGTTTCTGGAAGTAAAGAATATTTGTAAGAGACTAGCAGAACTGTCTTGGGTGAGAGGAGTTCGGTGGCTGAGAACAGAGAGCACAGCTTCATTGTTTCCCGGCTTTCCACTCTACACTCTACAACCAATTTTAGATGCATTTAAATGTattctctgtttttaaatgtaattcaAAATCTTCAATAAAAGCATCTCAGCTGACGTCAGTGTCATGGTCAGAACCCAAACTCTTTTCAGACTTGCTCGGACCCTGTTGTCTTTCTGCCTTCACAATCTAAATCTCTTGCATCTGCTGCTTCCCCAAAGCCTTTCATGGTCACTTTAGTCCCAGCTGGCCCTTTCATCTTCTGAACACAGGAACTATTTTTTAAACATCAATCTCAGAAGGacaccaaaataaaaatgagttggAATTCTTGTCTAAACTCTAAAACTAAGGTCACTCCAAAACTCAGCACATCCTCTGAACTTTTACAGCCCAGGCTCCATAGCCGTGAGAATGCAGAGGGAACACAAAGGTAAATTTAATGAGACAAGTGAGGGGTGAGCAACAGTATCTCTTACTCCCTTTGAGGAGTCatggggagggtggggtggggcatgacAAGAAGGGGGATGGGTTCAGTGGGTTTAAGATTGTGTGTGatacacaaacatgaggacctgagttcagattcccagagcCCAACTAAAACCAGACTGgggcatctataatcccagcatcctACAGATGGGAGGCAGCAAGAGAAGCTGCAAGCCAACCAGCCGAGTGAACACAGCAACTAACAACAAGAGACCCTGTTGCAAAGAGTAGCACATGACGACCAAAACCCTCTTGTACAcatctctctatgtctgtctgtctgtctgtctgtctgtctgtctaattatctctctctctctctctctctctctctctctctctgtgtgtgtgtgtgtgtgtgtgtgtgtgtgtgtgtgtgtgtaatatggatgggaaggggaggagaagagatgggagggaagaagaaaaaggagagaagggaaaagaagaggaagggagaagagaggggaaaaggaaggaggggaggaggaaaggaaagagagggaaggacaggGGATGGAAGAAAGGCGGGGAGATAAAAGGAAAACTCTTTGCCATTCACTGCATTCACACCATTCACTTTGCCTGCATCATCTGCATGATCTTTGATCTTCCGTTTTTGCTCCCCACCTCTCTTTCCTCTACAGCGTTTGGCTTCATGCAGAAGAGCTTCATGAGGCATGAGGAGAAGATGAAACCGGCCCTGCCTGCCTCCATCCCTTTCACACAGACTCACCTTAGACAAGGGCCAGAGCCTGCAGGAAGGCTGAACTGTTTCATCAATCACATTTGGTACCATTCCTTAAAGCAGCTGGTTTTTACTTATCCTAACTAAGATACCAGCACAGGAGTAGAATAGAAACCTTATACATCCAAATATTCCCAAACACCACCAACTTCTTGTCCCTGAtgtttgcttctgtcttttctgctccaGTAGAAGTTTATCAGTCTAAAGACAGGAATCAGAGCTACACTCATTAAGATAAGGAACTCAACCACTTTCttggttatttaaaaataattattagatttattttgttttatatgtatgggtgtgtttccagcatgtatgtctgcagtgcccacagaagtcagaagaaggcattggaccCTCCTCCCCTCGCCCCCAGACCTGGGAGTGTCAGATGGTTGTTGAGGGGGTCCCAGCAAACACCATGGTAAAAAGACATGCCAATGAGGTAAGAAGGAAACCCGGTTCAGCCCAACCTGCCTGGTCTGGATCAAACTTCTGGAGTCTGAGATCAGGCCAGTTTACTTTAGATAAATGTAAATCCAGTACCATTTTGAAAAAAGTTTCTTGGTGGCAATTATTCCAATTTTGTGTGCACAATAAAGTGCAGGGCATGACTACTTCAAAACTCTTCTGCAAAGTACACATGAGCATGAAGATGACTTCTTCAGCTTACAGGCCTAGGACCTGGTGTGGTCTCTGATTGAGATCACATAGAGGTCAGCAAGCTAAGGAGTACTCGTGACATCTCCCCTGAGGACAGGTTCTATTACCTGAAAAACAAAGTTAAAGATAAAGGTCTAAGGAGGGAGAGTCTGGGATAAACATTCTAGGGGATTCGGGTGAGGACTGGCCCTACAGATAGCAAAGGTCACCAGGTTATTAACAACATtcactcccagccttctgggtggaaAACAGGTGTTCATTTCCTCCACTGAAGAGGCAAGCCTGTGTGATTAACATTCCTGGTGTCTCTGTGCTTATCTGTGAATACTTGTGACCTCTACTGGTGGTGAACCAcggtgtaggtgctgggaaacaaacctgagtcctctagaagaaGGAGTGTTCTTAATTGTGAAACCATCTTTCCAgactcccccactcccccacaccccccactCTTTCTAACCTCCCCTCCAACCCCTCCAATCCCCTTCCCTCACCTCCCTCAGCCATTTTTCAACATCTCCAGCTTACTTCTTATCCAGACAGAGTGGAAGAGACTCTCTGACCTGCTTTCAAATGACCCAGTGACAAGCTAGGCTTTCCACAAGCGCCATCTCTGAGGGAGCCATCTTTTGGTCAGTGCCATGGTCACCCTGCACATACTCATGcacaaatgtaaaattaaaaaaacagagtCTTGGTTGTTTGCAGGTGTTACAGTGAGACATATTTCCCACCTTTAcagccatgcctaacctctgagGCACGCTGTCTGGCAATGTCACAAGGCATCTTGAGATCTGGGACTATTTCCTAAGCTGCAATGAATCTTGGGATCATATAAGCCTGCCTCTGACAAGAGTTTcattggggaaagaggatggaacagagtcacacagagagaggcagagacacaggtaGTAAGACATTACTACTGAGATTAAGATAGAGACTTGTACAATCAGAAGAACCCCGGACCTCCATCCCTCCACTGCCTGGCTACGGGACTTAAATCAGTGTCTCTGAAAGGTAGTTCCTGAAAACTGAACCTATTGAGGTGACCTGTGACACTTTTATTAAATTATCTGGTCCTTCTAGGCCTCTTACCCTTTgttcattgtttgtttattttgttttttcaagacagggtttctctgtgtagccttgggtgccctggaactcactctgtagaccaggctggcctcagactctgagatctgcctgcctctgtctcctgagtacttaCATTAAAGGTgccaccaccatacctggctttttttttttttttttaagatttattttatcttattttacatGTGTAGGTATTTTGCCCAAATGTGTATGCgagtgtaccacatgcatacctggtgccatgaatcccctggaattggagttacagagacTTGGTTGCTGtcggtgggtgctgggaattaaacctggtcctctagaggagcatccagtgctcttaactgaagGACTGAGTGTTTGGGTGTTGTTTATGGTACTGACATTAAACCTAGCTTTCTCAGGCTGGGCAACTACATGGGTCGACTACAGAGCTATATCCCCATCcctgcttttactttttattatgagACAGGGTATAAGGTGTTCAGGCTGCCCTTCAACTTGAATTTgtaattcccctgcctcagcttcctgagtagctagaattacaggccttTCCCAGAAGGTCCAGCTAGACTGGATGCATGGATGAAGTCAGAGAGTTATTGCAGTTGGGGTGGGAGCCGTCATATGTGCTCATAGCTGGCTGAAAAGTACTTCCAGGGCTCAGCTTCTTCAGAATCTAGACATGGTGAGAAATGTATGATTCTCTGGGTTTACCAACTGTAATTCCCTTCGTTCAGTCCCCAGGGTTGAGTTGTTCTTTTCTACATCAAGCTCCCATTACACTCCTCTGAGTCACTAAAAGTGAGGCGTCCACATGGAACAGCACGGATGGAGATAGCAATGTCTCAAGACACAGAGGAGGATCTCATGCCCAACACCCTGTGTAAGACAGCTCCGAATGGAAAGCCTCCTCCAGCAGTGACTAAAAGATAGCCAGTGAATACTGGTGACACAGTGTGTCCACATGAGTGTGACAGAAACCAGCTGGGGTTGACTTCTTTGCCTCTTCATTGCTGACTGATGGAGGAGGCACAAGCTGCCCAGTCATCTTGATACCAACTATGACAAAACAATCCCTTTGGTttgacactctctctctctccatacccCTTTTCCTTACTCTCAGATGGCTGAGGTCTTTCCCCCAGGCTAAGGGTAGACATCTGAGTTACAAACTTGTTTGACAGTGCAGACACACACCGCATGGACAAAGCACCACGCTAAACCTTGTACCTTTGCTTCTATCTATATTTCCACCATTATAGCACTTCCAATTTTTCTCCAAGATAATGTGACTACTTTCCAATTAGAATTTAGCACAGagcttagctgggtgtggtgggatgcaacttagtcccagcacttgggaggcagaggcataagGAGTTCTATGAGTTCGAagttaacctgggctacagattGAGTCCAAgctaaccagggctacatagtgagaccctgtctcaaaaaaaaaaaaaaaaaaaaaaaaagaaagaaagaaagaaagaaaagaaacaaataaaatagaaaatatttttataaagactaAGAGCACAACTCCTTCAGGTGTTGAGACACATACTATCACTGCTCTGATTGTTCATCTCTCACATGTAGGTGGCAAAGATAATACAGACAGATAATGCATAATGAAGAAATGGCAGTGTTCATCTCTCACATGTAGGTGGCAAAGCTGATACAGATAATGCACAATGAAGAAATGGCGGtgttctgataaaaaaaaaactttatttggacattaaaaatccaaatttcatataatattttctctctcttctccctgccctcTCCAGATAACTACGGGTGACATTTAATATCAATTAAATCATGCATTGTTCACCATGGtcacacacatacctataatcccagaactcagaagttTGTTCAGGACCATACAAATAGTCAGTGGCAGAACCAGGATTTAAACACAGGAGGCCTGAATCTAAAGCTCCCCTTTAGTGGGGAATCTACATTGAGGGTGTTGGAATTGTCTGCTTCTAACACATATTTTGTCCACTAGtattccctaaaaaaaaaaaaaatccacaggaGGGAGACCTTTTCCCACTCAAATTCTAGGCTGCTGGTTTTAGCATCCTGGACTTAATTTGTAGTTTCATAGGCAATTGAAGAGCTGATTGGCTCTCTGCAGAATTTACATTGGTCTCCTGACACAGAGAGGTGCTCAAACAAATTATCCCAAGTTAGGGATTAGCTCAGAAGGTAGAGTACTCACCTGTCATGCATGAAAACCCAGCTTTGAAACCCAGTACCGCACAAAACCCAGGCCTGGAGGTATactcctgcaatcccagcaccggggaactgcaggcaggaggatcataagtgcAGGTCCAAGATACACAGCTATGAACTAAGTCTGAGCAATGTGAAACCAGAAACCCtatccttaaaaaataaaacaaagacaagtTACTCACATTTAACTAGAAAGTCTTCAGCCCCATTCAGGCAGCCTGTACTGACCAAATAATTCCTGTGTTGGCAGGAACTATATAAGTCTtagatcttttctttttaaggatttatttttattttatgtgtattgatgtttcccatgtatgtatgtatgtatgtatgcacgcaTGTATGTATAAGGAGGTCAGAAAATATAGAATTCCATGGAACTGAGTGAAATTGTGAATGCTTGTGAGCacccatgtgggcactgggaatagaacctggtcctctgggaaagcagttcaagcccttaaccactgagccacctctccagccttttAAGTCTTTATACAATACTTCCCCAAGTGATGTTCACTGTTCAGTAGCCTAGGCAACTCTACCAAAGGTTTCCTAGATACTAACATGTTAAAGAATAAGGTAGTTCTCAACTACTCTCACTACCAGCCTTGCTCATAATAACATAGGTTTTATTTGTAATGGAACCCTCTCCCAAGATAGACACTGAGGAGGAGGGTGTGGTGGGCACTGTGTGCAGCCCAAATTTCTCTCTGCACGTCAGAGTGCTGCTACTCTATGGACCTTGACCCTCGCCTCTGAAGAATCACCTTGTCTGTGGTCACATCCTTTCTAGAGGCAGCACACATCCTATGGTTGCCTAATTTAGGGGAGAATGAAGATTCAGCATCCTTATTTTTTGCTTGGAACAGCTCTGAAGGTTTTGTCTTTAGAACTTGCCTCTGTTAGAGACTATTCCACCcaatcctcttttcttccttcccttctcagaTGCTGATTCTGGATGCAGCCCATAATAAACCTCCTGCGTGTCCAGCTATAGCTTGTGGTCCTGAGAAGCCCCATCTCCAAGTGTCAGAACTAGGAGTGCTCTGAGAAAGCAGGTGCTGGAATGACATGGGGGTGAAGGGGATGGGTCACTCAGCCCCAGCTGCTAACAAAGACGATATCCATCACCAGCTAAGGGGAACTCAGGGAAGTTCCGGACAAAATGGGATGACATGATAGTAGAAAAGAATTTGCTGGTTTAGTGAACTGGAGGTTTCTAGTTATTTTGTTGAGACGAGGTCTCATTCTGCAATTCAGACTGCCCTGGCACTTCCTGTCTAGCTCCTGCTGGCCTTGAGCCcacagcaatcctcttgcctcagcaccttctcatgtgctgagattacagacatgagctatAGCATCTGGCCTGTGAATCAGTCTTTTGGAAACTGCAAGAGAAATGTTAATTATAAGGATAAGAGAATTGGCTGTTGCTCAGCCCTATCAATAGTCTgaggagaaaaatacaaaaaagatgAAAGCAATTCATCGGCAGAAAAGTTTTAAACTGATGGTCTAAATGACATAGAAATGCTTTAATTGACAGAGTGACTTTAGGCCTTCACAAAGTGGACACTAAGAAGTGTATAAAGCCAGAATCTCCACCAAGTTACTGTTCCACGGTCTCTCAGGGGACATATGGTTTACTAGAGCAAAGGAATGTAAGGTGAAGGAGGAACCAGAAGGCCCCAGGAGATAAGGCTGACATAAGGAAATACCACTGCTTAGCTGGCCTCATAGATAGCAAGAGATGATAGCTAGAAAGTGCcctccaaaacaaacacaaacacttccggtggtggcacaagcctttaggcctaacacctgggaggcagaggccagtggatctctgtCAAttagagcccagcctggtctaccaagacagtttcaggacagccagagctacatagtgagaccctgttttttttttttggggggggggggaaacagacgaaaaaaaagatagattaaaaaagaaaaaacaattgaaatgtaaataaaaatatccaataaaaattattttacaaaaaaaaagaagaaaacaaaggtgTGATAAAATATGTTATCTTCACATCTGTGGCAGTGGTTTACTGTCAGTCTCTCCTGTGTAGATGCACCACCTCCACCCTGGTGCCCCAGGAAGTGTACTTGAGGGTGGTCCTCATTTCCTGAAAGAGTCACTTTCATCCAGCCACCGGAAGCTCTGCAAGGCTCTCTCAGCATCACTGAAACATCTTCAGCATAAGATATGCTTTATATTCATTATGGTTGACTGAGTGTATTGGTATAAGGTCTAAATCTGtagatttggggctggagagacggcccCAGTCACTTAgtattgcttttgcagaggacctcgTTTGATTCCAGGCATCCACACAGTGCCTAACAACCATtggcaactccagtttcaggaaatctgtcattttcttctgacctccccagAAACCAGGCATTGGTACCCATACGTACAGGaaggcaaaatacacatacacataagatgAGTAAATctaggtgtcttttttttttttaatttgaagattCAAATAGTCATGGATCAGAAATATcatgtggggtgggggaatgCCTATACTAaacttttttcttgttgttgggttgggttttttgtttttttgttttttggtttttttgtttttgtttgtttgtttttgttttggggtttttttgttttttggttttttggtttgtttgtttttgtttttcgagacaaggtttctctgtgtagccctggctgtcctggaactcactctgtagaccaggctggcctcgaactcagaaatctacctgcctctgcctcccaaagtgctgggattaaaggcgtgcgccaccactgcccagctgacttTTTCCTTGTTAACAATACAATGTAACAACTATTGTTACTATTAGGAATAAAAAGACTAGAAAGGATTTAAAGTATATAGATGTGTATACCTTATTGCAAATGCAGCACTGCTCCATTCTATAAAAGGGACCTAAGCATTCTTGAACTTGGATATCAGAGAGGATCCTGGGAAACATGGCAGGAAAATTATACCTAATGTCTACATTTGTTGTAAGGACTGAGTTAATTCAGAGCTCTCTAGAAAGACCAGCACATCATCTTGGAACTTGTTTGGTAATTATCATTGATTGTCTGAAATGAAGTCTACCAGGCAGGGATGAGGGATGGGGTGGGATAGAGGAGCTGTTCCCTGAAAGACATTCTCTAAGAAAACCACCAGTGGGGATTCATAGCTTGGAATGTGGAATTTCTGTGGGAATCAAACAGATTAGTTGGCTCACTGCTGttgcctttgttttagttttcccATCTGCAGAATGGGGATAGCAatagttttatgttattttgtttggAGGCAGGGTTTAACTAGAACTTGTGTACATaggtaaggatgaccttgaactcctgtttctcctgcttccatctctcaAGTGTTATGATTACAGGCACGTGGCACCCCACCAGCTCAAGAACAGCAGTGTTATAGCTATCTGTGGGATTATGTGAGAACTGAACACTAGTCATTATAAAGAGCCTGAGTTAGGGCTTAGCATATTTACAGAATTTGATAAATTAAGCTTTTTGCACTGTGGAtatacttctttttaattttttgagatatggtttcaCAGCAGTCCAGGGTGGACTCAACCTTCTCAAACTCACCTTGTAGCGAAGGGTGGCCTTGAGTGCCAGCTTCTCCTATTTTACCTCCCACACGCTGGGATCACAGGAGTATACCCAACTCTTTCTCTATTAAAAAGGAGGAAATAGCGTCTGCATGTGAGCCAAAAGTCTCTTCTATCTAGAGAATTCTGAATCAGATTATCAGTCAATTCTCCTAGCTATGCTAGGAGAAGGCTGGCTGGCACCCATCTGTAAAGTCAGCCAGCACTGTGGATGCTGGGGCAagacatagtgagatcctgtctcaaaaacaaaataaacagataaaatagGATTTAAAACACTTAAGTGACTTCTATCTGGCTAGATTTAAGATCTTCAAGAGATGAGGTGGAACCCATACCTGGTACCATCATCGGGGCAAGGGTCTGTGGCTAGATAGGTCATAACATccctcttggggggggggggtgcagggaGAACCTACTACTATAATTCTGCTGAATAGGCACAATATTTAAATGGCTTTAGTGTCTTATTCCTGTAGCTGCAGATAAAGCACCTCTCAGCCTTCATCAGTGAAGCTTCTTGAAGCAGATGAGAGCTAACACGGACACCTACAACTGATCATCAGAGAACGAGAGACTTCGAAGTCATCTTCCCCAAATAGGCTGTATATCACATCTCTCCCTACAAGGAAGGCTAAGTGATTGAAAGAGGGACCGAAAGACTGGATGAGCCAGAGGCAGCAGATGACTAAAGGAAACTGTTTTCTGGACACAACAGGGAAGTTGCATGTAGTGAAATCGCCATGATTGAttatgacagcatgcacagggtgTTCAAGCTAGACAAAATTCCAAAGGCCCACTCCTAGCTAAGAAGCTGTTGGCACAGGATAGCTCCTAGGAGAGACGAGGCAGGTTTCTTTTTAAGGATACGGTCGACCAggctccagggcaggccccacacctaatagtgctgttcttctagaggacctgggccgaattcccagcacccagcacaaGCCTGGCGACTTCAAtatatctataactccagtccaggTGGATTCTACAGCCTCTTCTGGTTTCTAGCAAGCACcatgcacgtggtgcacacacatacaaaatatccatacacatacataaataataatgcaaaaaattttaagttaaaagaaAGCCACATTAACAAAACCTTAAGTGACTCAAGGGTACCTGTAATGGTGGTAGAGCATAGGAAACCGAGGGGAGGAACTTCCACAGCAGGTCAATCGGCTCAATGCAAGGATCACCACCCCAGCCCTCTCTTGTTGAGTAAAATGGCCAGCTGAGCCGGGCATCTATTCTAGGaatctgaaattttaaaagggggcGGGGGGCGAGGGGCGAGGGGCGAGGGGCGAGGGGCGAGGGGCGAGGGGCGAGGGGCGAGGGGCGAGGGGCGAGGGGCGAGGGGCGAGGGGCGAGGGGCGAGGGGCGAGGGGCGAGGGGCGAGGGGCGAGGGGCGAGGGGCGAGGAGGCACTTGGGAGTTCCCTAAAAGGCTTCCACAGTTCGGCGCAGAAAGCATCTGGGCCGCCGCCGGTGGCCTCGCGCAGCAGTGGCTCAAGGTGGCGACCCTTGTCACTACCTACCTACCCCAACCAGCACCCAACCCCGCAGATCCTAGGGCCGCCCCCAGCGATGGTACATGAGGACCGACTGGAGCCGGCTGGCGAGCCACCCCCCCCCTTTGCTCCGCCCCTAAGCCTTTGACGGCACGCCCTCACGGTTGCTGGAGCATAAGAGgaacaggaaggggaggagctgTTTTGTGGCTGGCTGCTGAGCAATCAGTCAACTGCAGCGAAGGGTAATCAGGTGTCTCCAGAGCTACCCGGGGCCCTAGGGCCAGCCAGGGCCTCGGCCTTTGGGGCCCGGAGGGGCGATCCAGTCCTGTCTACGAGCCTGGCGATGCCCGACCACGGAGCGTCATCCGGCCAGGGCCAGCGTCATCTCAGAGCCGGCTGGGAGCAGGGACTGGAGAGGTCCTTACCGGCACCCAGACTGGGACTCCTTTGGATGGGTCTGGGCTTGGCGCTGGTACTGGCTCTGTTTGACACCACGGTTCTTTGGACTCCTGCCAGAGCTTATCCTCTTCCTTCCGAAGGCCATTCTGTCAAATTCAGTGCCATAGTGCCGCCGCTCCAGAATGCCTTTGGGTGGCAGAACCTCTCCTGCCCCGCCTGCAAAGTCTTATTTACTGCTCTCAACTTCGGGCTGAAGGTGAGTACGTGAAGGGCTGTGGTGGGATGCTAGGGGCAGGGTGCGGGACACTGATAAGCTCTGGGGAGGGTGGGGGCAATATATTCCTGGTAGAGGATGCTTCCTATGCATCAATGTTACCACCACCCCGCTGTGACCTTTGTAAAGTAGGAAGAGTAAGGTCAGCTGGCTAATCATGGGCTTGAAATGATAGCACACCCTAAGCTAGAGTAGGTAGGTGGAGGCCTGGTGCTGAGCAGCGGGGCAGTATGTGGGAGACACTGCTGTCTCTTTATCATGGTGACAGTTCATCCTAGCCCCGATTTAGACATGGAAACTTTCGGAGTGGTGGCCTGGGTTCACTTGTTCTGTCTCTGACCTCTCATCGTTGGTTCCTTCCACCACAGAAGGAGCCCAATGTGGCACGGGTAGGCTCTGTGGCCATCAAGATGTGCAAGATGCTGAACATAGCACCGCTAAATGTGTGCCAGTCAGCTGTCCATCTCTTTGAGGACGATATGGTGGAGGTGTGGACACGTTCCGTTCTGAGCCCATCAGAAGCTTGTGGCTTGCTTCTGGGCTCCTCTTGTGGGCACTGGGACATCTTTTCAACTTGGAACATCTCTTTGCCATCAGTACCGAAGCCACCCCCAAAGCCACCGAGCCCACCAGCCCCAGGTGCCCCTGTTAGCCGTGTCCTCTTCCTTACTGACCTACACTGGGACCATGACTACCTGGAAGGCACAGACCCTAACTGTGCAGATCCACTCTGCTGCCGCCGGGGGTCTGGATGGCCACCCAAATCCCAGAAGGGTGCTGGGTACTGGGGCGAGTACAGCAAGTGCGACCTGCCCCTGCGAACGCTAGAAAGCCTGTTGAAAGGGCTGGGCCCTGCCGGCCCTTTTGAAATGGTATACTGGACAGGAGACATCCCTGCCCATGATGTCTGGCAACAGTCTCGCCAAGATCAGCTGAGGGCCTTGACCACCATCACAGAGCTCGTGAGGAAGTTCTTGGGCCCTGTGCCGGTGTACCCCGCTGTTGGTAATCATGAAAGCACTCCAGTCAATGGCTTCCCTCCCCCCTTCATAAAGGGGAACCAATCTTCACAATGGCTCTATGAAGCCATGGCCAAGGCGTGGGAACCCTGGTTACCAGCTGACGCCCTTCACACCCTCAGGTACTTACTGCCCATGGAAACCCAAGACGggagaagaaagatggagggagaaaggagggggaactGGGTAGACTACTCAAGCAAGCGTCCTCAGCACCCTCTACTGCCCTGCCTAACCTAACCCCACTTTCCCTTTCCTTATCTCCAGCCACCCTCTTTTCAGAGCCAGCAGTACAACATCCCCACACCCTAGCTTGTGTCTTTGCCTACAGTAGCTCTCTTTGTAAAATgaattctccctccctcttttacATCTCCCGTTTTTCTCAATGTGGCCAGGCCTATAACATCCCCCACACAGAAAGGCCTTTGCTTTCTGGCTCACCTGACTTTGTCCTCAATTCCTGGAGCCCTCAGCCCTCTGATGCTTCTTTACTGTCAGAGGAATCTATAATTACTGCTGTTGCTCTTCAGCTAGGATGGAAACTCCTGGAGGTGGGAGATGACATCATGTGTACCTCTGCCTAACATGCAGGACTAGGATTGTCTGAGTATTGACACCTTGGTTACTTTCGTTTCAGAATTGGAGGCTTCTATGCCCTCACCCCACGCCCTGGCCTCCGCCTCATCTCACTCAATATGAATTTTTGTTCTCGTGAGAACTTTTGGCTCTTGATCAACTCCACAGATCCTGCTGGACAACTCCAGTGGCTGGTGGAGGAGCTTCAGGCTGCTGAGAATCGAGGAGACAAAGTAAGGAGA from Arvicanthis niloticus isolate mArvNil1 chromosome 1, mArvNil1.pat.X, whole genome shotgun sequence carries:
- the Smpd1 gene encoding sphingomyelin phosphodiesterase, which produces MPDHGASSGQGQRHLRAGWEQGLERSLPAPRLGLLWMGLGLALVLALFDTTVLWTPARAYPLPSEGHSVKFSAIVPPLQNAFGWQNLSCPACKVLFTALNFGLKKEPNVARVGSVAIKMCKMLNIAPLNVCQSAVHLFEDDMVEVWTRSVLSPSEACGLLLGSSCGHWDIFSTWNISLPSVPKPPPKPPSPPAPGAPVSRVLFLTDLHWDHDYLEGTDPNCADPLCCRRGSGWPPKSQKGAGYWGEYSKCDLPLRTLESLLKGLGPAGPFEMVYWTGDIPAHDVWQQSRQDQLRALTTITELVRKFLGPVPVYPAVGNHESTPVNGFPPPFIKGNQSSQWLYEAMAKAWEPWLPADALHTLRIGGFYALTPRPGLRLISLNMNFCSRENFWLLINSTDPAGQLQWLVEELQAAENRGDKVHIIGHIPPGHCLKSWSWNYYKIIARYENTVAAQFFGHTHVDEFEIFYDEETLSRPLAVAFLGPSATTFINLNPGYRVYQIDGNYPGSSHVVLDHETYILNLTQANAPGGTPSWKRLYRARETYGLPDVMPASWHNLVYRMKDDEQLFQTFWFLYHKGHPPSEPCSTPCRLATLCAQLSARADSPALCRHLMPNGSLPDAHSLWSRPLFC